One part of the Phoenix dactylifera cultivar Barhee BC4 chromosome 4, palm_55x_up_171113_PBpolish2nd_filt_p, whole genome shotgun sequence genome encodes these proteins:
- the LOC103712957 gene encoding ELF3-like protein 2 isoform X1: MKGGKEKDRIMGPLFPRLHVNDTDKGGPRAPPRNKMALYEQLSIPSQRFNSAASSMPLPPPNASTLVPSASSSQGCGHERNVYSPFYMPAHTPAHSSERVNSCSFDGMNLNATRMEFARRSIKHTSNRSLNAAGSVAERSSLRQHDSNGKNSCEKKLDDEDDFRVPTFVQSGIGACSDRDAPLMGPEKLALISKSPQKNTSTTFISSLQCPNANDKPSEQTNTSDKSIDFDRNNGGKKPKETLVIEDLKERSVPHQESGENFGEPSNVSKVPLDRDHQSTINVLEKSRHGSTGFSRDSCGNGVLGGPKNMNDINLVESRDASRARNKSMSKPSLENSHGTSSTADKCNGECGDKENGRLEMKDGEKKDEVSEASMVDSISGWEISPDDIVGVIGPKHFWKARRAIVNQQRVFALQVFELHRLIKVQKLIAASPHLLLEGNPYLNKFSAKVPSKSLPPEGNTESLLQTVKHKDSFQKPNQNAECPSENAAGAPTFPSCEDEVNQGLHDQVPRNEPYSGTPSPMSMAPENNPSAWCFHLPANQWLVPVMSPSEGLVYKPYTGPCPPTGGFMGPVYGSCTPLSLPPAAGDFMNPAYGVPASHQPQNMGVPSGAPPVAPNYFPAPYGLPVVNPVISSSAVEQVNPWPGLGPHGQIDQHSRGSCNMSHPKSEAFSCFWKFQASKDSELQGSTASSPCMKAQEESDALPLFPMAPATDGPNRPSQSSGRENQTRVIKVVPHNARSATESAARIFRSIQKERIT; encoded by the exons GGGTGTGGGCATGAGAGGAATGTTTACTCTCCATTTTATATGCCTGCTCATACACCAGCTCATTCATCTGAGAGAGTTAACTCCTGTTCCTTTGATGGAATGAATCTCAATGCCACAAGGATGGAATTTGCACGAAGATCCATAAAGCATACGAGTAATAGATCTTTGAATGCTGCAGGATCGGTTGCTGAACGTAGTTCACTACGTCAACATGACTCCAATGGAAAGAACTCTTGTGAGAAGAAGTTGGATGATGAGGATGATTTTAGGGTTCCAACCTTTGTTCAGTCAGGAATTGGTGCATGCTCAGATAGAGACGCACCTTTGATGGGCCCAGAAAAATTAGCTCTCATTTCCAAAAGTCCACAGAAAAATACCTCTACCACATTCATCTCTTCACTTCAATGCCCAAATGCTAATGACAAACCCTCTGAACAAACCAATACTTCTGATAAGTCGAtagattttgatagaaacaatggTGGGAAGAAACCTAAAGAAACTTTAGTGATTGAAGATCTCAAAGAAAGGTCTGTACCTCACCAGGAATCGGGAGAAAATTTTGGAGAACCATCAAATGTTTCCAAAGTGCCTCTAGATAGAGATCACCAGAGTACCATAAATGTTCTTGAGAAGTCACGCCATGGAAGTACAGGATTTTCTCGAGATTCTTGTGGTAATGGAGTTTTAGGTGGACCGAAGAACATGAATGACATCAATTTAGTAGAAAGTAGGGATGCTTCAAGGGCAAGAAATAAATCAATGTCCAAACCATCACTTGAGAACAGTCATGGAACTTCAAGTACGGCTGACAAGTGCAACGGAGAATGCGGTGATAAGGAAAATGGCAGATTGGAAATGAAAGATGGGGAGAAAAAAGACGAAGTATCTGAGGCTTCAATGGTGGACTCTATTTCAGGCTGGGAGATATCTCCAGATGATATTGTTGGTGTAATCGGTCCAAAACACTTCTGGAAAGCGAGAAGAGCTATTGTCAA TCAACAGAGAGTTTTTGCACTCCAAGTTTTTGAGCTGCATAGATTAATAAAG GTTCAAAAGTTGATTGCAGCATCACCACATCTACTTCTTGAAGGCAATCCTTATTTAAACAAATTTTCAGCAAAGGTACCAAGTAAAAGTCTACCACCTGAAGGAAACACAGAATCTCTGCTACAGACTGTTAAACACAAAGATAGTTTCCAGAAGCCAAACCAGAATGCAGAGTGTCCATCAGAGAACGCTGCAGGAGCTCCAACTTTTCCTTCTTGTGAAGACGAAGTTAACCAAGGTCTTCATGATCAGGTTCCGAGAAATGAACCGTACTCTGGGACCCCCTCACCTATGTCCATGGCTCCGGAGAATAATCCAAGTGCCTGGTGTTTCCATCTGCCTGCAAATCAATGGCTGGTCCCAGTTATGTCACCTTCAGAAGGACTTGTTTATAAGCCCTATACTGGACCTTGCCCTCCAACTGGTGGTTTCATGGGCCCTGTTTATGGAAGCTGCACACCTTTGAGTCTACCACCAGCAGCTGGAGATTTCATGAACCCAGCTTATGGTGTTCCAGCTTCTCATCAGCCACAAAATATGGGTGTTCCCTCCGGTGCTCCTCCTGTTGCTCCAAACTACTTTCCTGCTCCTTATGGCCTTCCAGTTGTGAACCCAGTTATCTCATCCTCAGCAGTTGAACAAGTAAACCCATGGCCTGGCTTAGGGCCTCATGGACAAATTGACCAGCACTCACGGGGCTCGTGTAACATGTCACATCcaaagagtgaagcattttcatgtttttggaagtTTCAGGCATCTAAAGACAGTGAGTTGCAAGGGAGTACAGCAAGCAGTCCTTGTATGAAAGCACAAGAAGAAAGCGATGCATTGCCCCTCTTTCCTATGGCCCCAGCTACAGACGGTCCAAACCGACCTTCACAGTCTAGTGGCAGAGAAAATCAGACTCGTGTGATTAAGGTTGTGCCTCACAATGCCAGATCCGCAACAGAGTCAGCAGCACGGATTTTCAGGTCTATACAGAAAGAGAGAATAACATGA
- the LOC103712957 gene encoding protein HEADING DATE 3B isoform X2 — MKGGKEKDRIMGPLFPRLHVNDTDKGGPRAPPRNKMALYEQLSIPSQRFNSAASSMPLPPPNASTLVPSASSSQGCGHERNVYSPFYMPAHTPAHSSERVNSCSFDGMNLNATRMEFARRSIKHTSNRSLNAAGSVAERSSLRQHDSNGKNSCEKKLDDEDDFRVPTFVQSGIGACSDRDAPLMGPEKLALISKSPQKNTSTTFISSLQCPNANDKPSEQTNTSDKSIDFDRNNGGKKPKETLVIEDLKERSVPHQVLEKSRHGSTGFSRDSCGNGVLGGPKNMNDINLVESRDASRARNKSMSKPSLENSHGTSSTADKCNGECGDKENGRLEMKDGEKKDEVSEASMVDSISGWEISPDDIVGVIGPKHFWKARRAIVNQQRVFALQVFELHRLIKVQKLIAASPHLLLEGNPYLNKFSAKVPSKSLPPEGNTESLLQTVKHKDSFQKPNQNAECPSENAAGAPTFPSCEDEVNQGLHDQVPRNEPYSGTPSPMSMAPENNPSAWCFHLPANQWLVPVMSPSEGLVYKPYTGPCPPTGGFMGPVYGSCTPLSLPPAAGDFMNPAYGVPASHQPQNMGVPSGAPPVAPNYFPAPYGLPVVNPVISSSAVEQVNPWPGLGPHGQIDQHSRGSCNMSHPKSEAFSCFWKFQASKDSELQGSTASSPCMKAQEESDALPLFPMAPATDGPNRPSQSSGRENQTRVIKVVPHNARSATESAARIFRSIQKERIT; from the exons GGGTGTGGGCATGAGAGGAATGTTTACTCTCCATTTTATATGCCTGCTCATACACCAGCTCATTCATCTGAGAGAGTTAACTCCTGTTCCTTTGATGGAATGAATCTCAATGCCACAAGGATGGAATTTGCACGAAGATCCATAAAGCATACGAGTAATAGATCTTTGAATGCTGCAGGATCGGTTGCTGAACGTAGTTCACTACGTCAACATGACTCCAATGGAAAGAACTCTTGTGAGAAGAAGTTGGATGATGAGGATGATTTTAGGGTTCCAACCTTTGTTCAGTCAGGAATTGGTGCATGCTCAGATAGAGACGCACCTTTGATGGGCCCAGAAAAATTAGCTCTCATTTCCAAAAGTCCACAGAAAAATACCTCTACCACATTCATCTCTTCACTTCAATGCCCAAATGCTAATGACAAACCCTCTGAACAAACCAATACTTCTGATAAGTCGAtagattttgatagaaacaatggTGGGAAGAAACCTAAAGAAACTTTAGTGATTGAAGATCTCAAAGAAAGGTCTGTACCTCACCAG GTTCTTGAGAAGTCACGCCATGGAAGTACAGGATTTTCTCGAGATTCTTGTGGTAATGGAGTTTTAGGTGGACCGAAGAACATGAATGACATCAATTTAGTAGAAAGTAGGGATGCTTCAAGGGCAAGAAATAAATCAATGTCCAAACCATCACTTGAGAACAGTCATGGAACTTCAAGTACGGCTGACAAGTGCAACGGAGAATGCGGTGATAAGGAAAATGGCAGATTGGAAATGAAAGATGGGGAGAAAAAAGACGAAGTATCTGAGGCTTCAATGGTGGACTCTATTTCAGGCTGGGAGATATCTCCAGATGATATTGTTGGTGTAATCGGTCCAAAACACTTCTGGAAAGCGAGAAGAGCTATTGTCAA TCAACAGAGAGTTTTTGCACTCCAAGTTTTTGAGCTGCATAGATTAATAAAG GTTCAAAAGTTGATTGCAGCATCACCACATCTACTTCTTGAAGGCAATCCTTATTTAAACAAATTTTCAGCAAAGGTACCAAGTAAAAGTCTACCACCTGAAGGAAACACAGAATCTCTGCTACAGACTGTTAAACACAAAGATAGTTTCCAGAAGCCAAACCAGAATGCAGAGTGTCCATCAGAGAACGCTGCAGGAGCTCCAACTTTTCCTTCTTGTGAAGACGAAGTTAACCAAGGTCTTCATGATCAGGTTCCGAGAAATGAACCGTACTCTGGGACCCCCTCACCTATGTCCATGGCTCCGGAGAATAATCCAAGTGCCTGGTGTTTCCATCTGCCTGCAAATCAATGGCTGGTCCCAGTTATGTCACCTTCAGAAGGACTTGTTTATAAGCCCTATACTGGACCTTGCCCTCCAACTGGTGGTTTCATGGGCCCTGTTTATGGAAGCTGCACACCTTTGAGTCTACCACCAGCAGCTGGAGATTTCATGAACCCAGCTTATGGTGTTCCAGCTTCTCATCAGCCACAAAATATGGGTGTTCCCTCCGGTGCTCCTCCTGTTGCTCCAAACTACTTTCCTGCTCCTTATGGCCTTCCAGTTGTGAACCCAGTTATCTCATCCTCAGCAGTTGAACAAGTAAACCCATGGCCTGGCTTAGGGCCTCATGGACAAATTGACCAGCACTCACGGGGCTCGTGTAACATGTCACATCcaaagagtgaagcattttcatgtttttggaagtTTCAGGCATCTAAAGACAGTGAGTTGCAAGGGAGTACAGCAAGCAGTCCTTGTATGAAAGCACAAGAAGAAAGCGATGCATTGCCCCTCTTTCCTATGGCCCCAGCTACAGACGGTCCAAACCGACCTTCACAGTCTAGTGGCAGAGAAAATCAGACTCGTGTGATTAAGGTTGTGCCTCACAATGCCAGATCCGCAACAGAGTCAGCAGCACGGATTTTCAGGTCTATACAGAAAGAGAGAATAACATGA